One window from the genome of Acanthochromis polyacanthus isolate Apoly-LR-REF ecotype Palm Island chromosome 21, KAUST_Apoly_ChrSc, whole genome shotgun sequence encodes:
- the si:ch211-157c3.4 gene encoding lipopolysaccharide-induced tumor necrosis factor-alpha factor homolog-like yields MSADGQKALPPYILPVEGQGGGDSVKVYHLHTPFTPPDSTQDHTTATHGTPVYTSGGGGLGSGLESGDGRRKFVSYETGLGHSPGMTTCSSCQQQVMTNVTYKAGTYAWLMCLLFICCGLVLCCCLIPFFMKKFKDAHHTCPRCNRVLHVEKRKCCK; encoded by the exons ATGAGCGCAGACGGACAAAAAGCGCTTCCTCCGTACATCTTACCAG TCGAAGGTCAGGGTGGGGGAGATTCAGTGAAGGTCTACCACCTCCACACCCCTTTCACCCCCCCAGACAGCACACAGGACCACACCACCGCCACTCATGGCACGCCAG TGTACACCAGCGGCGGGGGAGGCCTGGGTTCAGGTTTAGAATCCGGAGACGGCAGAAGAAAGTTTGTGAGCTATGAAACGGGGCTGGGACATTCCCCCGGCATGACGACCTGCTCCTCCTGTCAGCAGCAGGTCATGACAAACGTCACCTACAAAGCAGGGACGTACGCCTGGCTGATGTGCCTACTCTTCATCTGCTGCGG gttGGTTCTGTGCTGCTGCCTGATTCCATTCTTCATGAAAAAGTTCAAGGATGCTCACCACACGTGCCCCCGCTGCAACAGAGTCCTGCACGTCGAGAAGAGAAAATGCTGTAAATGA